In Plodia interpunctella isolate USDA-ARS_2022_Savannah chromosome 19, ilPloInte3.2, whole genome shotgun sequence, a genomic segment contains:
- the flr gene encoding actin-interacting protein 1: MSYSNKYTFAALPRTQRGTPLVLGGDPKGRNFLYTNGNSVIIRDIENPAIADVYTEHSCQVNVAKYSPSGFYIASGDVSGKIRIWDTVNKEHILKNEFQPIGGPIKDIAWSADSQRMVVVGEGRERFGHVFMSETGTSVGEISGQSKPINSVDFRPSRPFRIVTASEDNTIAVFEGPPFKFKCTKQEHTRFAQAVRYSPDGSLFASAGFDGKIYLYDGATSELKGEIGSPAHKGGVYGIAWSPDGKQLLSCSGDKTCAIWDIETMQRATLFNMGAAIEDQQVSCLWQGKHLLSVSLSGVINYLDVDNPNKPRQVLMGHNKPITSLALHPGRKHVYTASHDGCVTMWDIETGEGRHVQGQGHGNQVNGMRASKDGALLTCGIDDNLRKAIPQAEGDVPSYTDAAIPLGSQPRGMDHIVDDDTTIVATVKELAVVIGNSKQSSLPLSYEPTCVAIDPKSRHVAVGGADNKVHIYTLDVRTLSASAELPQLGAIADARFSADSSYLVACDANRKVVLYSTDEYKLAHNKEWGFHTARVNCVAFSPDCGRVSSGALDTNIIVWSVAAPAKHIIIKNAHPQSQITGIAWLDDETIVSVGQDANTRIWNVPKA, translated from the exons ATGTCGTATTCTAATA AATATACTTTTGCGGCTTTACCAAGGACCCAGCGAGGGACACCATTGGTGTTAGGTGGGGACCCGAAAGGCCGTAACTTCTTATACACGAATGGAAACTCCGTTATAATCAGGGATATTGAGAATCCAGCAATCGCAGATGTGTATACGGAACACTCGTGTCAAGTAAACGTCGCTAAATATTCTCCAAGTGGATTCTACATTGCATCTGGAG ATGTGTCAGGCAAAATCAGGATCTGGGACACGGTGAACAAGGAGCATATTTTGAAGAATGAATTTCAGCCAATAGGAGGTCCCATCAAGGACATAGCATGGAGTGCGGACAGCCAACGGATGGTAGTTGTTGGAGAGGGCAGAGAGAG ATTCGGCCACGTGTTCATGTCAGAGACGGGCACGTCAGTGGGCGAGATCAGTGGCCAATCAAAGCCGATCAACTCTGTGGACTTCCGTCCGTCACGTCCGTTCCGCATCGTCACAGCTTCGGAGGACAACACGATTGCTGTGTTCGAGGGCCCGCCGTTCAAATTCAAGTGCACTAAGCAG GAGCACACCCGTTTCGCCCAAGCCGTCCGCTACAGCCCTGATGGGAGTTTATTCGCCTCGGCCGGCTTTGATGGCAAGATATACTTGTATGATGGCGCCACCTCCGAGCTGAAAGGAGAG ATCGGCTCCCCTGCGCATAAAGGTGGTGTGTACGGTATCGCGTGGTCACCCGATGGTAAGCAGTTATTGTCGTGTTCCGGGGACAAGACCTGCGCTATCTGGGATATCGAGACCATGCAGAGGGCGACACTGTTCAATATGGGCGCTGCTATTGAGGACCAACAG GTGTCCTGCCTCTGGCAAGGCAAGCATCTCCTCTCGGTGTCCCTGTCCGGAGTGATCAACTACCTGGACGTAGACAACCCGAACAAGCCCAGACAGGTGCTGATGGGACACAACAAGCCCATCACCAGCCTCGCGCTACATCCCGGGAGGAAACATGTTTACACAGCGAGCCATGACGGCTGTGTCACTATGTGGGACATTGAAACTG GTGAAGGTCGCCACGTCCAAGGTCAAGGTCACGGCAACCAGGTCAACGGCATGAGGGCCAGCAAGGACGGAGCGCTACTCACCTGCGGTATAGACGATAACCTGCGCAAGGCTATTCCTCAGGCTGAAG GTGACGTACCGTCGTACACCGACGCCGCCATCCCGCTCGGGTCTCAGCCTCGCGGTATGGACCACATCGTTGATGATGACACCACCATCGTCGCCACTGTAAAAGAG CTAGCAGTGGTGATCGGCAACAGCAAACAATCTTCGCTGCCGCTCAGTTACGAACCTACGTGTGTGGCTATTGACCCCAAGTCGAGACACGTTGCTGTTGGCG GTGCGGACAACAAAGTCCACATTTACACGTTGGACGTGCGCACGCTGTCGGCGAGCGCGGAGCTGCCGCAGCTCGGAGCTATCGCGGACGCGCGCTTCAGCGCCGACTCCAGCTATCTGGTCGCCTGCGACGCCAATAGGAAAGTGGTTTTGTATTCCACTGATGAATATAAG CTGGCCCACAACAAGGAATGGGGCTTCCACACCGCCAGAGTGAACTGTGTGGCCTTCAGCCCCGACTGCGGCCGCGTGAGCTCCGGCGCGCTCGACACCAACATCATCGTGTGGAGCGTGGCCGCGCCCGCCAagcatattattatcaagA aTGCACACCCTCAAAGCCAAATCACAGGTATCGCGTGGCTGGACGATGAGACAATAGTTTCGGTAGGACAAGACGCCAACACTCGTATATGGAACGTGCCTAAGGCTTAG
- the LOC128678339 gene encoding protein tramtrack, beta isoform-like isoform X2 has translation MLGTGALTDVTLSAGGTTLKAHRIVLASCSQYFAQLFKDLETENNTLVVVLGCEAAELRLLLTFMYTGEVTASKHILPSLLRLAQSLKVSGLTDADTNSTVIPTEPEPNLDDASPINLEHKADAILENSDSNSKQDDEREPDFMRERDRLSKLDQIVQNLYSTHKIGNPITTPITAPVSNFEPTDYDRKWRLNSVCTICNKRLSNQYNLRVHMETHAGRRHACRACSHVSRSRDALRKHVAYRHHRADN, from the exons ATGTTGGGCACAGGGGCGCTGACTGACGTCACGCTGAGCGCCGGCGGAACCACGCTGAAGGCGCACAGGATAGTGCTCGCTTCGTGTAGCCAGTACTTCGCTCAGTTGTTCAAG GACCTAGAAACTGAAAACAACACCCTTGTTGTGGTCCTCGGCTGCGAAGCCGCTGAACTGCGCCTACTCCTGACCTTCATGTACACTGGTGAGGTGACGGCCTCCAAGCATATCCTGCCTTCCTTGTTGAGATTGGCGCAGAGTCTGAAGGTGTCCGGCCTCACTGACGCTGACACG AACTCCACAGTTATACCCACAGAACCAGAACCAAACCTAGACGATGCATCCCCGATCAATCTGGAGCACAAAGCCGACGCCATCTTGGAAAACTCTGACAGCAACTCGAAGCAGGACGACGAGAGAGAACCGGACTTCATGCGAGAAAGGGACAGACTGAGCAAACTAGACCAGATTGTCCAGAATTTGTATAGTACACACAAAATTGGGAACCCCATAACTACACCGATTACTGCTCCTGTATCGAATTTTG AACCGACAGACTACGACAGAAAATGGCGTCTGAACTCAGTGTGCACGATATGCAACAAGCGCCTGAGCAACCAATACAACCTGCGCGTGCACATGGAGACGCACGCGGGCCGGCGTCACGCGTGCCGCGCGTGCAGCCACGTGTCGCGCTCGCGGGACGCGCTGCGCAAGCACGTCGCCTACCGCCACCACCGCGCGGACAACTGA
- the LOC128678339 gene encoding protein tramtrack, beta isoform-like isoform X1 — translation MDDDDMQQFSLRWHNHQNSIIVALHRMLGTGALTDVTLSAGGTTLKAHRIVLASCSQYFAQLFKDLETENNTLVVVLGCEAAELRLLLTFMYTGEVTASKHILPSLLRLAQSLKVSGLTDADTNSTVIPTEPEPNLDDASPINLEHKADAILENSDSNSKQDDEREPDFMRERDRLSKLDQIVQNLYSTHKIGNPITTPITAPVSNFEPTDYDRKWRLNSVCTICNKRLSNQYNLRVHMETHAGRRHACRACSHVSRSRDALRKHVAYRHHRADN, via the exons atggatgatgatgatatgcAACAATTTTCCTTGCGCTGGCATAACCACcag AACAGCATAATCGTGGCCCTACACCGCATGTTGGGCACAGGGGCGCTGACTGACGTCACGCTGAGCGCCGGCGGAACCACGCTGAAGGCGCACAGGATAGTGCTCGCTTCGTGTAGCCAGTACTTCGCTCAGTTGTTCAAG GACCTAGAAACTGAAAACAACACCCTTGTTGTGGTCCTCGGCTGCGAAGCCGCTGAACTGCGCCTACTCCTGACCTTCATGTACACTGGTGAGGTGACGGCCTCCAAGCATATCCTGCCTTCCTTGTTGAGATTGGCGCAGAGTCTGAAGGTGTCCGGCCTCACTGACGCTGACACG AACTCCACAGTTATACCCACAGAACCAGAACCAAACCTAGACGATGCATCCCCGATCAATCTGGAGCACAAAGCCGACGCCATCTTGGAAAACTCTGACAGCAACTCGAAGCAGGACGACGAGAGAGAACCGGACTTCATGCGAGAAAGGGACAGACTGAGCAAACTAGACCAGATTGTCCAGAATTTGTATAGTACACACAAAATTGGGAACCCCATAACTACACCGATTACTGCTCCTGTATCGAATTTTG AACCGACAGACTACGACAGAAAATGGCGTCTGAACTCAGTGTGCACGATATGCAACAAGCGCCTGAGCAACCAATACAACCTGCGCGTGCACATGGAGACGCACGCGGGCCGGCGTCACGCGTGCCGCGCGTGCAGCCACGTGTCGCGCTCGCGGGACGCGCTGCGCAAGCACGTCGCCTACCGCCACCACCGCGCGGACAACTGA